One genomic window of Salvia miltiorrhiza cultivar Shanhuang (shh) chromosome 4, IMPLAD_Smil_shh, whole genome shotgun sequence includes the following:
- the LOC131023779 gene encoding monosaccharide-sensing protein 2-like — protein sequence MTRGAVFVAIAAAIGNFLQGWDNATIAGSVLYIKREFHLETQPTIEGLIVATSLIGATVITTFSGPVADWLGRRPMLIISSVLYFLSGLVMLWAPNVYMLLLARLLDGFGIGLAVTLVPVYISETAPPEIRGLLNTLPQFTGSAGMFLSYCMVFGMSLKASPSWRMMLGVLSIPSLLYFALALFYLPESPRWLVSKGRMKEAKKVLQQLRGREDVSGEMALLLEGLDVGGETAIEEYVISPDNDLSGNQDHEVEKDRIKLYGAEEGQSWIAKPVAGQSTLGMVSRQGSMANRSMLMDPMVTLFGSVHEKLPEMGMGSMRSMLFSNFGSMFNVNPDNQAKNDQWDEENLQREEDNAGSDHSGNESDDNLRSPLLRQDTNAEKENHGEQLGSVGIGGGWQLAYRKDEQNSGGLKRIYLHQEGGAAASRRGSLLSIPGTDGPSDGELVHAAALVSHSVLRADDVTSHQSIGLATDKKPEAAAKGPSWRDLFEPGVKHALVVGVGLQILQQFSGINGVLYYTPQILEQAGVGVLLANLGLTSESASLLISGLTTLLMLPSIGVAMRLMDIAGRRWLLLSTLPVLLVTLVMLVLGNVLDLGSVPHAVISTVSVIVYFCCFVMGFGPIPNILCSEIFPTRVRGLCIAICALTFWICDIIVTYSLPVMLNSIGLAGVFSIYAVVCSIAWVFVFLKVPETKGMPLEVITEFFAVGAKQNAESGSN from the exons ATGACGAGGGGAGCTGTGTTTGTTGCAATTGCGGCCGCCATTGGCAACTTCTTGCAAGGATGGGATAATGCTACCATTGCAG GATCTGTGCTTTACATCAAGAGGGAATTTCATTTGGAGACACAGCCTACAATAGAAGGGCTTATTGTTGCAACCTCCCTGATTGGGGCAACAGTTATCACTACATTTTCCGGACCAGTAGCTGATTGGCTCGGACGTCGTCCAATGCTAATAATCTCATCTGTTCTGTATTTTCTTAGTGGACTGGTAATGCTGTGGGCTCCCAATGTGTACATGCTCCTTTTGGCAAGGCTCTTGGATGGTTTTGGGATTGGTCTTGCAGTCACTCTTGTTCCTGTATACATATCCGAGACAGCTCCGCCAGAAATAAGGGGATTGCTGAACACTCTCCCTCAATTTACTGGCTCCGCTGGAATGTTTTTGTCATACTGCATGGTCTTTGGGATGTCGTTGAAGGCTTCACCCAGTTGGAGGATGATGCTCGGGGTTCTTTCTATTCCTTCATTGCTCTATTTCGCGTTGGCATTGTTTTACTTGCCTGAATCCCCGAGATGGCTAGTGAGTAAAGGAAGGATGAAAGAGGCCAAGAAAGTTCTGCAACAACTACGTGGACGAGAAGATGTCTCAG GTGAAATGGCTTTATTACTCGAGGGTCTAGACGTCGGAGGTGAGACAGCCATAGAGGAATATGTCATCAGTCCCGATAATGATCTTTCTGGCAACCAAGATCATGAAGTGGAGAAAGATCGTATCAAATTATATGGGGCTGAAGAGGGCCAATCGTGGATCGCCAAACCCGTTGCTGGTCAGAGCACTCTGGGTATGGTCTCCCGTCAGGGAAGTATGGCTAACCGGAGTATGCTTATGGATCCGATGGTCACTCTCTTTGGCAGTGTTCACGAGAAGCTCCCGGAAATGGGAATGGGAAGCATGAGAAGCATGCTCTTCTCGAATTTCGGCAGTATGTTTAACGTAAATCCCGACAATCAAGCTAAAAACGATCAGTGGGATGAAGAAAATCTGCAAAGGGAAGAGGATAATGCTGGATCTGATCATTCTGGGAATGAATCTGACGACAACTTGAGGAGTCCGTTGCTTCGCCAGGATACAAATGCTGAGAAGGAGAATCATGGAGAGCAACTCGGCAGTGTTGGAATCGGTGGTGGTTGGCAACTAGCATACAGGAAAGACGAGCAAAACTCAGGAGGTCTTAAGAGGATCTACTTACACCAAGAGGGGGGTGCTGCTGCATCAAGGCGTGGTTCGCTCCTTTCCATACCAGGAACTGATGGACCGTCTGACGGCGAATTGGTTCATGCTGCTGCCCTAGTGAGCCATTCTGTTCTCCGTGCAGATGACGTCACCAGTCATCAATCTATTGGCCTGGCAACGGACAAGAAACCAGAAGCTGCTGCTAAAGGTCCTAGCTGGAGGGATCTTTTCGAACCAGGCGTCAAACATGCACTTGTTGTTGGTGTAGGACTTCAAATTCTTCAGCAG TTTTCTGGCATTAATGGAGTTCTCTACTACACACCACAAATTCTGGAACAAGCCGGCGTGGGAGTTCTTCTTGCAAATTTGGGCCTCACCTCAGAATCTGCGTCTCTTCTCATCAGTGGTCTCACTACATTGTTGATGCTTCCTAGCATTGGTGTTGCAATGAGACTCATGGATATTGCTGGCAGAAG GTGGCTCCTCCTCTCGACTCTGCCCGTGCTGCTGGTGACGCTGGTCATGCTGGTTCTTGGCAACGTGCTCGATCTGGGATCAGTGCCTCACGCTGTGATCTCAACCGTCAGTGTGATCGTCTACTTCTGCTGCTTCGTGATGGGATTCGGACCAATCCCGAACATCCTATGCTCGGAGATCTTCCCCACCCGCGTCCGTGGGCTCTGCATTGCCATATGCGCCCTCACGTTCTGGATATGCGACATCATCGTCACCTACAGCCTCCCCGTGATGCTCAACTCCATCGGCCTTGCTGGCGTCTTCTCCATCTACGCGGTCGTCTGCAGCATTGCGTGGGTGTTCGTGTTCCTCAAAGTGCCGGAAACCAAAGGGATGCCGCTTGAAGTCATCACGGAGTTCTTTGCAGTGGGTGCCAAGCAAAACGCAGAAAGTGGAAGCAACTGA